From the genome of Colletotrichum higginsianum IMI 349063 chromosome 4, whole genome shotgun sequence, one region includes:
- a CDS encoding Transcription factor: MPGRPPKRPAEAGDPAATSSDGDAAPTAAAKVKLPRLEKGGQEDFSSVVKNRLSSYTRTGQACDRCKVRKIRCDALPEGCSHCINQNLDCYVTDRVTGRTERRGYLQELEREKTDMLSHVRELEKLLENNGIEVKPYNWSPYGAGYPPPGVTYDHMGNPIEDPAEKDAWTKVGSLWVKNYAYKPAASRSLPRSTLESRPVHNHLGVGSDSAPLSSIKGTQLSILGTTIDVTSFDAPDIDEPAPDTKVSQPLYNKSLQSFLQSCMNINPHVAIELPSRSDAFTYSEWYFLMIWPFLPVLHKPTFMDILTRMYDEPNFEPTVPDLVMVHMVFATIYFQYGVRNWEQQETRSQLNELSNKHYHFALSKMFDLASSQSVAAVQAMAMICAHSRSFPKPGCGSMIVNFAFHRAIDLNMHRAMKVPGDTTNLENEIRKRTWWTILLVYVTLNGRLGRPMPITVEEYDVDFPEPIADEALTSDGVDPSVTTPCTYHVGLAGFKILPLFMEMYSNIYSVRRDPKNYVDVVNSLEEQLRLWKDSLPEALQINPGQTEHEGRMYALYIQMYALEFRLCLRHPSVAMTSDRKILLENARICEETAAHMLNAVKSLVKLKSLDTTWYQMAVYGAAIFTTLVAHWERRFEATPSQIASLREEMRDWMEIINATVSLLGTGARISNEINLIIERTISWIEHDQKQKDSSLTPAIKPDPVESSPFQLASQHPTTQSMAASAVETAAKAFYPDSANSNETTPYPSLAYAEQPSSNNNVPSTAGFETDNGYSYTSAGQPTSTADDSSAETNPLIAFASQATQHVADPAGSAAAAELLWRQSASQGNTWHDWTAAMADSQDRYSANALLTLGGASRDTGSVTETTTVADMTAVSAPAGQWPLIIFDGAAIPGGQ, encoded by the exons ATGCCGGGTCGCCCACCGAAGCGACCGGCCGAAGCTGGCGATCCTGCTGCCACTTCTTCCGATGGCGACGCCGCTCCAACAGCTGCCGCCAAGGTGAAGCTGCCGAGACTCGAAAAAGGCGGCCAGGAGGACTTCTCCTCCGTCGTCAAGAACCGCCTGTCATCCTACACAAGGACTGGACAGGCTTGCGACAGGTGCAAA GTCAGGAAGATACGTTGCGATGCCCTTCCCGAAGGATGCTCCCACTGCATTAACCAGAACCTCGACTGCTACGTCACCGATCGCGTCACCGGCCGTACCGAGCGAAGAGGCTACCTCCAAGAGctcgagagggagaagacggaCATGCTGTCCCATGTGcgcgagctcgagaagctcctcgaGAACAACGGCATCGAGGTCAAGCCCTACAACTGGTCCCCCTACGGCGCCGGCTACCCGCCTCCCGGCGTCACCTATGATCACATGGGCAACCCTATCGAAGACCCTGCCGAGAAGGACGCCTGGACCAAGGTCGGCTCCCTCTGGGTCAAGAACTATGCCTACAAGCCAGCCGCCAGTCGCTCGTTGCCCCGCTCCACCCTCGAATCGCGTCCCGTCCATAACCATCTTGGTGTCGGCTCCGACAGTGCGCCTCTCAGCTCCATTAAGGGTACTCAGCTGTCCATCCTCGGCACCACCATTGACGTTACATCTTTTGACGCCCCCGATATCGACGAGCCCGCGCCCGACACCAAAGTCTCCCAGCCCCTCTACAACAAGTCGCTCCAGTCATTTCTCCAGTCATGCATGAACATTAATCCTCACGTCGCCATCGAGCTTCCCTCGCGAAGCGACGCCTTCACCTACTCAGAGTGGTATTTCCTCATGATATGGCCCTTCCTGCCAGTCCTGCACAAGCCAACCTTCATGGACATT CTGACCCGCATGTACGATGAACCCAACTTCGAGCCGACGGTCCCTGATCTGGTCATGGTCCACATGGTTTTCGCCACAATATACTTCCAGTACGGCGTGCGGAAttgggagcagcaggagaCGCGTTCTCAGCTCAACGAGCTGTCTAACAAGCATTACCACTTCGCCCTGAGCAAGATGTTCGACCTAGCCTCCTCACAGTCCGTAGCCGCCGTCCAGGCCATGGCCATGATTTGCGCACACAGCCGCAGCTTTCCCAAACCCGGATGCGGTTCCATGATTGTCAACTTTGCCTTCCACCGCGCCATCGACTTGAACATGCATCGTGCCATGAAGGTACCCGGCGACACGACCAATCTGGAGAATGAGATCCGCAAGCGCACCTGGTGGACCATCCTACTCGTCTACGTCACACTGAATGGCCGCCTCGGAAGGCCCATGCCCATCACGGTCGAGGAGTACGACGTTGACTTCCCGGAGCCCATTGCGGACGAGGCCCTGACCTCGGACGGCGTAGACCCCTCCGTCACAACGCCTTGCACGTATCACGTCGGACTGGCTGGTTTCAAGATCCTGCCCCTCTTTATGGAGATGTACTCCAACATCTACAGTGTCAGACGTGACCCCAAAAACTACGTTGATGTGGTCAACTCTCTCGAGGAACAGCTTCGTCTGTGGAAGGACAGCCTGCCCGAGGCTCTTCAGATCAACCCCGGCCAGACGGAGCACGAAGGCCGTATGTACGCCCTTTATATACAGATGTACGCACTCGAGTTCCGTCTCTGCTTGCGTCATCCGTCCGTGGCAATGACCAGCGACCGAAAGATTCTTCTCGAGAATGCCCGCATCTGCGAAGAGACTGCTGCACATATGCTCAATGCCGTCAAGAGCCTGGTGAAGCTCAAGTCTCTCGACACGACATGGTACCAGATGGCCGTGTACGGTGCTGCCATCTTTACCACCTTGGTTGCCCACTGGGAGCGGAGATTCGAGGCTACGCCCAGCCAGATCGCTAGCCTTCGCGAGGAGATGAGAGACTGGATGGAGATCATCAATGCAACGGTTTCGCTGCTAG GGACTGGTGCTCGCATCAGCAACGAAATCAACTTGATCATTGAGAGGACCATTAGTTGGATCGAGCACGATCAGAAGCAGAAAGACTCATCACTTACCCCGGCGATCAAGCCCGACCCGGTGGAATCGTCGCCCTTCCAGCTTGCTTCACAGCACCCAACAACGCAAAGTATGGCTGCCAGCGCCGTCGAGACGGCTGCGAAGGCTTTCTACCCGGATTCTGCCAACTCAAACGAGACAACTCCGTACCCGTCCCTGGCCTACGCTGAGCAGCCATCCAGCAATAACAACGTGCCGTCGACGGCTGGCTTCGAGACCGACAACGGCTATTCATACACATCTGCGGGGCAACCAACGAGCACGGCTGACGACAGCTCGGCCGAGACTAATCCTCTGATTGCCTTCGCCTCTCAGGCCACCCAACATGTGGCGGACCCCGCGGgctctgcggcggcggccgagctcCTTTGGAGGCAGTCAGCATCGCAAGGGAATACCTGGCATGACTGGACAgcggccatggccgacaGCCAGGACAGATACAGCGCCAACGCTCTGCTGACCCTGGGTGGCGCCTCTCGGGATACAGGCTCGGTGACAGAGACAACAACCGTGGCCGACATGACTGCCGTGTCAGCTCCGGCCGGCCAGTGGCCACTCATTATTTTCGACGGTGCAGCAATACCCGGTGGTCAGTAG
- a CDS encoding Proline dehydrogenase → MRPPPPPLSILPLHMIVRSLLTTTVSSSPILLPPSLWIMSVLAHTTNPVLDSDRNPLLRVFLKSTFYAQFCAGENPAEVGRTIDSLKDIGFTGVILGYAKEVVLTAAQTQDLAACSEGEKAAECVRNEIIPWAQGTMETVRLAQPGDFVALKFTGAGRQALYSLAERLPPSAAMADAIDSICSLAAQRGVRLLFDAEQASLQPGIDDWTLNYMRIYNTVPGQAVIYGTYQAYLKSTPQTLRRHLQTAQTEGFTLGVKLVRGAYIGSDPRHLIHDTKAGTDACYDGIAESLLRKQWGDVLHGGFEMPPVSLVLASHNAESVRRARDICEAGEAKIDVAFAQLQGMADEISCELVLANKSRDAQEKQSKARAIEAYKYLVWGSTGECMKYLLRRAHENRDAVQRTQNGRDAMWSELVRRAKCAFGVSV, encoded by the exons ATGCGTCCGCCCCCACCGCCACTCTCCATCCTCCCGCTACACATGATCGTCCGCTCCCTCCTCACGACGACCGTCTCCTCGTCACCGATTCtcctgccgccgtcgctgtgGATCATGTCCGTCCTCGCGCACACAACCAACCCCGTCCTTGACTCCGATAGGAATCCGCTGCTGCGCGTCTTCCTGAAAAGCACCTTTTATGCCCAGTTCTGTGCGGGCGAGaacccggccgaggtcgGTCGGACGATCGACAGCCTCAAGGACATTGGCTTCACGGGCGTCATTTTGGGTTACGCCAAGGAGGTCGTCCTGACGGCGGCCCAGACCCAGGACCTGGCGGCGTGCAGCGAGGGGGAAAAGGCGGCGGAGTGTGTTCGGAACGAGATCATCCCGTGGGCTCAAGGGACGATGGAGACAGTCAGGTTGGCGCAACCCGGGGACTTTGTTGCCCTCAA GTTCACAGGTGCTGGCCGTCAAGCATTATATTCCCTTGCAGAGCGTCTACCCCCttccgccgccatggccgacgccatcgactCCATCTGCTCCCTTGCTGCTcagcgcggcgtccgccTGCTGTTCGATGCCGAACAGGCCTCCCTCCAACCTGGTATCGACGACTGGACCCTGAACTATATGCGCATATACAACACCGTTCCCGGGCAAGCAGTCATTTACGGCACATACCAGGCATACCTCAAATCGACTCCGCAGACCCTCCGGCGACACCTCCAGACGGCACAAACCGAAGGCTTTACGCTAGGCGTGAAGCTGGTGCGCGGCGCATACATCGGTTCTGATCCCAGACACCTCATCCACGATACCAAGGCCGGCACGGACGCCTGCTACGATGGTATTGCTGAAAGCCTGCTAAGAAAGCAATGGGGCGACGTCCTGCACGGAGGCTTTGAGATGCCCCCCGTCAGCCTGGTCCTGGCGTCGCATAACGCCGAGTCTGTCAGGCGTGCACGGGACATTtgcgaggccggcgaggccaagaTCGACGTCGCCTTCGCGCAGCTCCAGGGGATGGCTGACGAAATCAGCTGCGAGCTAGTCTTGGCCAACAAGTCGAGAGACGCGCAGGAAAAGCAGAGTAAGGCTCGGGCCATTGAAGCGTACAAGTATCTCGTATGGGGGTCAACCGGCGAATGCATGAAGTATCTGTTGAGAAGAGCGCACGAAAACCGTGACGCGGTGCAGCGCACGCAGAATGGGCGTGATGCCATGTGGAGCGAGTTGGTGAGGAGAGCCAAATGTGCCTTTGGGGTATCTGTATAA
- a CDS encoding Polarized growth protein, which produces MSHVALLRHGLRLLLPLALISTFYLYLYPVFLGCAFPVPPTAARASSSSPSDVDVADTGIAAFLEAARHHVSLPIPLRPSDARPAPFRLLALGDPQLEGDTSIRKHSGPIFPHARSLWSHVTFQSSHSLRQRIRQSLHDAVDVFLEDLFDELESIRKRIDLFGNDFYLAHIYRTVHWWTRPTHVTVLGDLLGSQWIGTEEFRRRGRRYWDRVVRGAERVPDEAAAYPAMEYDLTDYLSPSGEPSLEWPRRVINVAGNHDIGYAGDINQDRFGRFERLFGKANYELRFELPVQDPNVNATLVDDEENPESDRLPPEIRVIVLNDMNLDTPAKDATLQDATYAFINSVIETSAAVEYSGHFTVVLTHIPLYKPEGVCVDAPFFDFHGEHDGGGVKEQNLLSADASKGFLEGIFGMNGNKEAPGNGNGRRGVILNGHDHEGCDTFHYINQTDGDQSTDRAWQVETWATAKGRGVVGAAGVPGLREITVRSMMGDFGGNAGLLSAWFDESTWSWKFEYATCALGTQHLWWLIHIVDLVTLVAAAAYVVLSVLEASKQDLVAVASSSSVEEKKKLAQNGVAKSS; this is translated from the coding sequence ATGTCCCACGTGGCCCTCCTTCGCCATGGCCTCCGCCtcctgctgccgctggcgtTGATCTCAACATTCTACCTCTATCTTTACCCCGTCTTTCTTGGGTGCGCCTTTCCTGTTCCTCCAACCGCTGCCCGTGCATCGTCCAGCAGTCCGAGCGACGTCGATGTCGCAGACACAGGCATCGCTGCCTTCCTCGAAGCTGCGCGACACCACGTCTCTCTTCCGATCCCCCTCCGACCCAGCGACGCCCGACCCGCGCCTTTCCGTCTACTCGCGCTCGGCGACCCCCAGCTAGAAGGCGACACGTCCATCCGAAAGCACAGTGGTCCCATCTTCCCTCACGCGAGGAGCCTATGGTCGCATGTGACCTTCCAGTCGAGTCACTCGCTGCGCCAGCGCATCCGTCAGTCGCtgcacgacgccgtcgatgtGTTTCTGGAGGACCTcttcgacgagctcgagtcGATCCGTAAGCGCATAGATCTGTTTGGCAACGACTTTTACCTCGCACACATCTATCGGACCGTACACTGGTGGACTCGCCCTACCCACGTCACAGTGCTCGGGGATTTGCTGGGCAGCCAATGGATTGGTACAGAAGAGTtccgccgtcgcggccgtcggtACTGGGACCGCGTCGTGCGAGGCGCCGAGAGGGTCCcagacgaggcggccgccTACCCGGCCATGGAGTATGATCTCACAGACTACTTGTCGCCGTCTGGCGAGCCTTCCCTCGAGTGGCCGCGCCGTGTCATCAACGTGGCCGGCAACCACGACATCGGCTACGCTGGCGACATCAACCAGGACCGCTTCGGACGTTTCGAGCGCCTCTTTGGCAAGGCGAACTACGAGCTGCGATTCGAGCTCCCAGTCCAAGACCCCAACGTCAACGCCACCCttgtcgacgatgaagaaaACCCCGAATCCGATCGTCTCCCACCCGAGATTCGCGTCATTGTCCTCAACGACATGAACCTCGATACCCCGGCCAAGGATGCGACATTACAGGATGCTACCTACGCCTTCATCAACTCCGTCATAGagacctcggcggccgtcgagtACAGCGGCCATTTCACCGTCGTGCTGACCCATATCCCCTTGTACAAGCCTGAGGGTGTCTGCGTAGACGCGCCCTTTTTCGACTTCCACGGCGAGCACGATGGTGGCGGTGTCAAGGAGCAGAATCTGCTCTCAGCTGACGCCAGCAAGGGTTTCCTCGAGGGCATTTTCGGTATGAACGGCAACAAGGAGGCGCCCGGCAACGGCAATGGTCGCCGCGGCGTCATCCTGAATGGCCACGATCACGAGGGCTGTGACACGTTCCACTACATCAATCAAACGGACGGAGACCAGAGCACCGACCGCGCTTGGCAGGTCGAGACatgggcgacggcgaagggCCGAGGCGTCGTCGGTGCTGCTGGCGTGCCAGGCCTCAGGGAGATCACGGTCAGGAGCATGATGGGCGACTTTGGCGGCAACGCTGGCCTGCTCAGTGCCTGGTTCGACGAGTCCACCTGGAGTTGGAAGTTTGAGTACGCCACGTGCGCCCTAGGAACCCAGCACCTTTGGTGGCTCATTCACATTGTGGACCTCGTCACactcgtcgccgccgctgcctaCGTCGTTTTGTCCGTGTTGgaagcaagcaagcaggACCTCGTTGCTGTtgcatcgtcgtcgagtgtcgaagagaaaaagaaattGGCTCAAAACGGGGTGGCCAAGTCATCATAG
- a CDS encoding NLI interacting factor-like phosphatase yields the protein MLSRAARIARLQPTAAQLYRSVATPAGRPQFLASSWSRTFAHDNKPKDPISGTPSDQQKPAGSTPGEAETPASSSSDYQAAYEEAAEASSKTSSTQTPKSDAKPDAADATEAPEPAAPTGPLPDLTQGIPSTLAYEMSGATNKAALAAMAEEDAVAQGGGRGRGELPDSAYVSSTDKKRQQFASRMFLAFIGFSAAGVVYLGRNWDDKEEEARHAETAPNGWSFGAWWARVTARTGDFMNYYQEPAFEKLLPDPDPSFERPYTLCISLEDMLVHSEWTREHGWRVAKRPGVDYFLRYLSQYYELVLFTSVPFAIGEPLVRKLDPFRFIMWPLYREATKYKDGEVVKDLSYLNRDLSKVIILDTSEKHVQNQPENAIVLPKWTGDSKDKELVSLIPFLEYIHTMQYGDVRKVLKSFEGKHIPTEFARREAIARAEFNKQVEAKKKKAPSGMGMLGGMLGLKPSNMSLMVSPDGEQNPHEALAQGKMLQDIARERGQRNYELLEKEIRENGEKWLKEEAAMQEKAQQEAMQNMMGSFGGWFVKGDDANKKQ from the exons ATGCTGTCGAGGGCAGCTCGGATCGCGCGTCTGCAGCCGACTGCGGCGCAGCTCTACCGCTCCGTCGCGACACCAGCCGGGAGACCCCAATTTCTAGCTTCATCATGGAGCAGAACTTTCGCCCATGACAACAAGCCGAAGGACCCCATTTCCGGGACGCCTAGTGACCAGCAGAAGCCTGCCGGGTCAACGCCAGGCGAAGCCGAGACCCCAGCTTCGTCGAGTTCCGACTATCAAGCAGCCTACGAGGAGGCTGCCGAAGCGTCATCAAAAACCTCTTCGACCCAGACCCCCAAATCCGACGCCAAGCcagatgccgccgatgcgaCAGAAGCTCCCGAACCGGCCGCGCCTACAGGCCCTCTGCCCGACCTCACCCAGGGTATTCCTTCCACCCTAGCCTACGAGATGTCCGGCGCGACCAACAAGGCGGCTCTCGCTGCCAtggccgaggaagatgccGTCGCTCAGGGTGGTGGCCGCGGCCGTGGAGAGCTTCCCGATTCGGCATACGTTTCGTCGACAGACAAGAAGCGCCAGCAATTTGCAAGTCGCATGTTCCTCGCTTTCATCGGCTTCAGCGCCGCCGGTGTAGTCTATCTCGGACGCAACTGGGATGacaaggaagaggaggctaGGCATGCCGAGACTGCGCCCAACGGCTGGAGTTTTGGTGCTTGGTGGGCCAGAGTCACTGCTCGCACGGGCGACTTCATGAACTACTACCAGGAGCCTGCCTTCGAGAAGCTTCTCCCCGACCCTGACCCGTCGTTCGAGCGTCCTTACACCCTGTGTATCAGCTTGGAGGACATGCTCGTCCACAGCGAATGGACTCGCGAGCACGGCTGGAGAGTGGCCAAGCGGCCCGGCGTCGACTACTTCCTGCGATACCTCAGCCAGTACTATGAGCTGGTTCTCTTCACCAGCGTTCCCTTCGCCATTGGCGAGCCCCTCGTCAGGAAGCTCGATCCCTTCCGCTTCATCATGTGGCCCCTCTACCGGGAGGCAACCAAGTACAAGGACGGAGAGGTTGTCAAG GATCTTTCGTACCTGAACCGTGATCTGTCCAAGGTCATCATTCTCGATACCAGCGAGAAACATGTCCAGAACCAGCCCGAGAACGCCATCGTCCTGCCCAAGTGGACGGGCGACTCgaaggacaaggagctcGTCAGCCTGATTCCGTTCCTCGAGTATATCCACACGATGCAGTACGGCGATGTTCGTAAGGTCCTCAAGTCCTTCGAGGGCAAGCATATCCCTACCGAGTTCGCCCGCCGCGAGGCCATTGCACGAGCCGAGTTTAACAAGcaggtcgaggccaagaagaagaaggcaccATCCGGCATGGGTATGCTCGGCGGCATGCTCGGCCTCAAGCCGTCTAACATGAGTCTGATGGTGTCCCCTGACGGCGAGCAAAACCCCCATGAGGCTCTTGCCCAGGGCAAGATGCTCCAAGATATTGCGCGCGAGCGTGGTCAGCGCAACTACGAGttgctcgagaaggagatccGTGAAAACGGTGAAAAGTGGCTCAAGGAAGAGGCTGCCATGCAAGAGAAAGCCCAGCAGGAGGCCATGCAGAACATGATGGGTTCCTTCGGCGGGTGGTTCGTCAAGGGTGACGACGCCAACAAGAAGCAGTAA
- a CDS encoding Protein cgi121, with amino-acid sequence MSSIIETIPIDHVPADHAVHIAVFKDVQNAAFLHQQLLDRNADFEYALIDASIAVSRTHILAAAFKAVTAKVDGSLKTPNVHSELVASLSSANNIAEAYRRFGISPSSRDVIAIKISSPTAVPSAEEVEQHLRENFQGTPVPFTDESIATSTDWAKVRKYYKLNGLPWLDAIKDETERREQLETLVLGAMALRTA; translated from the exons ATGTCGTCCATTATCGAGACCATACCCATCGATCACGTGCCCGCAGACCACGCCGTTCACATTGCCGTCTTCAAGGACGTTCAGAACGCCGCCTTTCTTcaccagcagctcctcgaccgcaACGCAGACTTCGAATATGCCCTAATTGATgcctccatcgccgtctcTAGAACCCACATTCTTGCTGCCGCCTTCAAGGCCGTGACCGCAAAGGTTGACGGTAGCCTCAAGACCCCAAACGTCCACTCCGAGCTCGTTGCCTCCCTGAGCTCTGCCAACAAC ATTGCCGAGGCCTACCGTCGATTCGGCATCAGCCCCTCTAGCAGAGACGTCATTGCAATCAAGATCAGCTCTCCTACCGCCGTGCCCTCCGCCGAAGAAGTAGAGCAACATCTCAGGGAGAATTTTCAGGGTACCCCGGTTCCCTTCACGGATGAATCCATCGCAACCTCGACAGACTGGGCCAAGGTCCGCAAGTACTATAAGCTAAACGGCCTTCCCTggctcgacgccatcaaggacGAGACGGAACGCAGGGAACAGCTGGAAACACTTGTGCTGGGAGCTATGGCACTGCGCACCGCATAG